The following are encoded in a window of Flavobacterium cupriresistens genomic DNA:
- a CDS encoding serine hydrolase — MRRTIYIFLLVLSCALSFGQKKENTDETTNKISALNSLKASITSLMAQHNLKGLSVPVFENYKIIWTSEWGIKAADSPEKINANTAFSTASISKPITAIVCAILEEKGLINLDDPISNYLKRWKLPENDFTKSSNVTWKQLLSHTAGTSQGGFEDYYQGDSIPTIVESLQGKLLPRSKKEIEFLFKPGTNWEYSGGGYVILQCALEDHLGKPLAQIVKEQLLDPLKLQNSTMIQPNEDGFLTNIAKVHNSKGEIIKTGIPITPQVAPSGLWSTPTDLATIAIEMQKALLGKGNTVISTTVAQKVTQIVTLNGPRGWSYGWQRSLGWGNLDWFTHDGSNTGVGGELLATMKKGNGIAILANGDKPNRYPLMSYITKEVINKLNWTIPVDEQTTKETPFALRNAIKGYYTEILYGYNRLGTTKIFEENKKLYLYSPFFKENFDTEKSSMYYLGNNTFKVDNYPNNIQFNLNNKNELTGITISRQGDTVQKLELTLDEIRTPQTRMIEIFDNSKFETAVVAFKKLRQKYPDFNFEEAINNLGYSVYNKKQTALSIQLFSLNCSEYPQSANVYDSLGEIYELTGKLELAKQNYKKSLELNPKNNNAKQMIAKINTLMNP, encoded by the coding sequence ATGAGACGGACAATTTACATTTTCCTTCTGGTGCTTTCTTGTGCCCTATCTTTTGGTCAGAAAAAAGAAAATACAGATGAAACAACAAATAAGATCAGTGCTTTAAATAGTTTAAAAGCAAGTATAACATCACTTATGGCCCAACACAATCTAAAGGGTTTAAGCGTCCCGGTATTTGAAAATTACAAAATAATCTGGACAAGCGAATGGGGAATTAAAGCAGCTGACTCGCCAGAAAAAATCAATGCAAATACAGCTTTTTCAACCGCCTCCATTTCAAAGCCCATTACGGCAATAGTTTGCGCTATTCTGGAAGAAAAAGGTTTAATTAATCTGGACGATCCTATTTCTAATTACCTTAAAAGATGGAAATTACCTGAAAATGATTTCACAAAAAGCAGCAATGTGACCTGGAAACAGCTTTTATCTCATACTGCCGGAACAAGTCAAGGCGGTTTTGAAGATTATTATCAAGGTGATTCAATTCCGACAATTGTGGAGAGTCTGCAGGGAAAATTATTGCCCAGATCCAAAAAAGAAATTGAGTTTCTTTTTAAACCGGGAACCAATTGGGAATACAGCGGCGGTGGATATGTAATCCTTCAATGTGCTCTCGAAGACCATCTTGGAAAGCCGTTGGCCCAAATTGTAAAAGAACAGCTGCTTGATCCTTTAAAATTGCAAAACTCAACCATGATTCAACCTAATGAAGACGGTTTTTTAACCAATATTGCAAAAGTGCATAATTCAAAAGGAGAAATTATCAAAACCGGAATTCCGATTACTCCACAAGTAGCTCCTTCCGGTTTATGGTCTACTCCCACTGATCTGGCCACTATTGCCATCGAAATGCAAAAGGCTTTATTAGGCAAAGGAAACACTGTAATTTCTACAACCGTTGCTCAAAAAGTGACCCAAATCGTAACATTAAACGGACCAAGAGGCTGGAGTTACGGCTGGCAACGAAGTCTAGGTTGGGGCAATCTGGATTGGTTTACACACGATGGCTCTAACACAGGGGTTGGCGGTGAGCTTCTAGCCACTATGAAAAAAGGGAACGGAATTGCGATTTTAGCCAATGGTGACAAACCTAATCGTTATCCTTTAATGAGTTATATCACTAAAGAAGTTATAAACAAACTTAATTGGACTATTCCGGTCGATGAACAAACAACCAAAGAAACTCCCTTCGCACTGCGTAATGCCATAAAAGGCTATTACACCGAAATTCTTTACGGCTATAACCGTCTCGGAACGACAAAGATCTTCGAAGAAAACAAAAAACTATACCTCTATTCCCCTTTCTTCAAAGAAAATTTTGATACCGAAAAAAGTAGCATGTACTACCTAGGCAACAATACTTTTAAGGTTGACAATTACCCAAATAACATTCAATTTAATTTGAATAACAAAAATGAGTTAACGGGAATCACCATTTCCCGCCAAGGTGATACAGTTCAAAAGCTGGAACTTACATTAGATGAAATCAGGACTCCACAAACCAGAATGATCGAAATTTTTGATAACTCTAAATTTGAAACTGCCGTTGTTGCATTCAAAAAGTTGAGACAAAAATATCCTGATTTTAATTTTGAAGAGGCCATCAACAATTTAGGATACAGTGTTTATAACAAAAAGCAAACCGCTCTTTCGATACAGTTATTTTCACTTAACTGCAGCGAATACCCACAATCTGCTAATGTTTACGATAGTCTGGGTGAAATCTATGAGCTAACCGGAAAATTAGAATTAGCAAAACAAAACTATAAAAAATCATTGGAGCTAAATCCCAAGAACAACAATGCCAAACAGATGATTGCAAAAATTAATACCCTAATGAATCCGTAA
- a CDS encoding serine hydrolase domain-containing protein, whose product MRNLIIAFLLSIGFPCLSQQKANPISEKEIFASLDKNAATLLTNSKAYSVSIGVVIDDKVYTRHYGEIDKGKGNKATDETLFEIASTTKVFTGTLVANAVLDGKIRLDDDIRKYLNEEFSNLEFKKNPIKIKNLITHRSGILTPFPDTKEIRQKYSPDSFLVHKSRLDKSYTKTDFFTALRQVKVDTLPGTAFKYGALGPELCAHILENVYKKNYQDLLQQHIFDKAGMKSTKVKLATTDVLANGYNASGLLMTPLSSNLWGASKMLKSTMSDLIKLIKFELDRTNKVVIESHRRIYTNGDMGYFWEIQQAPDKTIVYAKDGGSNGTQNILKIHSEYNLGFSIIMNQSDKDSGTHLEAAAEGLLADLKPATKNVTP is encoded by the coding sequence ATGAGAAATTTAATTATTGCTTTTTTATTAAGCATCGGTTTTCCATGTCTAAGCCAGCAAAAAGCAAACCCAATTAGCGAAAAAGAAATTTTTGCTTCTCTCGATAAAAATGCCGCTACATTACTAACCAATTCAAAGGCTTATTCTGTCTCTATTGGTGTTGTAATAGACGATAAAGTCTACACCAGACATTATGGCGAAATCGACAAAGGAAAAGGAAACAAAGCTACTGACGAGACTCTTTTTGAAATCGCTTCTACTACAAAAGTATTTACTGGGACACTTGTTGCAAATGCAGTCCTGGACGGGAAAATAAGATTAGACGATGACATTCGGAAATACCTGAACGAAGAATTTTCAAATTTGGAGTTTAAGAAAAACCCAATAAAAATTAAAAATCTAATTACCCACAGAAGCGGGATATTAACTCCTTTTCCGGATACCAAAGAAATTAGACAGAAATACAGTCCTGACAGCTTTCTTGTTCACAAAAGCAGACTTGATAAATCGTATACCAAAACCGATTTTTTTACTGCTCTGCGACAGGTAAAAGTGGACACTCTTCCGGGTACAGCCTTTAAATACGGAGCACTAGGCCCTGAATTGTGTGCCCATATTCTGGAGAATGTTTACAAAAAGAACTACCAGGATTTATTACAGCAACATATTTTTGACAAAGCAGGAATGAAATCCACAAAGGTCAAATTGGCTACTACCGATGTACTTGCCAACGGCTATAATGCGAGTGGATTACTAATGACTCCTTTATCCAGCAATCTTTGGGGTGCTTCTAAGATGCTCAAATCTACTATGAGCGACTTAATTAAACTTATAAAATTTGAACTGGACAGAACTAACAAGGTTGTTATTGAATCCCATCGAAGAATTTATACAAATGGCGATATGGGTTATTTTTGGGAAATTCAACAAGCTCCCGATAAAACTATTGTTTACGCCAAAGATGGAGGCTCTAATGGTACGCAAAATATACTTAAAATACACTCAGAGTATAATTTAGGCTTTTCAATTATCATGAATCAAAGTGATAAAGATTCAGGCACACATCTGGAGGCTGCTGCCGAAGGTCTCTTGGCAGATTTAAAACCTGCTACTAAAAATGTTACGCCTTAA
- a CDS encoding head GIN domain-containing protein, whose protein sequence is MKKSVQLLVCGAFLLSLTANAQSSNKVTGNGKISTETRNTSDYDGIKVSGSFDVDLVSGKEGNITLKGEENLLPLVQVEVSENTLKISMKKNTNIRSRQKIQITIPFEKISQVTLSGSGDIQTKNNIKNDKFSAKLSGSGNFNLGIDSNDLDLNLSGSGNVRLKGTANNFTTKLSGSGDIDAADLKSKNADINISGSGNGRVNCNETLTARVSGSGNIKYEGNPEKRDVKVSGSGNISKA, encoded by the coding sequence ATGAAAAAATCAGTTCAATTATTAGTTTGTGGTGCATTTCTTTTAAGCTTAACAGCTAATGCACAGTCGTCAAATAAGGTAACAGGAAACGGTAAAATAAGTACCGAAACCCGAAATACAAGTGATTATGACGGAATAAAAGTCTCAGGTTCTTTTGATGTAGACCTGGTTTCCGGAAAAGAAGGGAATATTACCCTCAAAGGAGAAGAAAACTTACTTCCATTGGTACAGGTTGAAGTTTCAGAAAATACTTTGAAAATTTCCATGAAGAAAAACACTAATATTCGTTCCCGTCAAAAAATACAAATTACGATTCCGTTCGAAAAAATATCTCAAGTGACTTTATCCGGTTCGGGAGATATTCAAACTAAGAATAATATCAAAAACGATAAATTTTCAGCTAAACTTTCGGGTTCAGGAAACTTTAATTTAGGTATCGATTCTAATGATCTGGATCTTAATTTAAGCGGATCAGGAAATGTACGATTGAAAGGAACAGCCAATAATTTTACCACTAAACTTTCGGGTTCAGGAGATATAGATGCGGCTGATCTGAAATCAAAAAATGCTGATATCAACATTTCAGGTTCCGGCAACGGTCGTGTTAACTGCAATGAAACTCTAACAGCAAGAGTATCCGGATCCGGTAATATCAAATATGAAGGGAATCCAGAGAAACGTGATGTAAAAGTTTCGGGTTCAGGAAACATTTCCAAGGCATAA
- a CDS encoding anti-sigma factor, giving the protein MKKENDNLEQLFKKLENQWDVQEINPDHQLDFLNKLNHQKKPKRNNYAVWGIAASIALLIGISVFYNNDTKPKQFQFASNETKRTDSIFNILIDNELVKLKEKSSPENEQIINDALKQMKVFDADYQKIINELQKNGENKQIIYAMISNLQTRISFLQTVLQRIEENENLKNTTHEKTL; this is encoded by the coding sequence ATGAAAAAGGAAAATGACAACTTAGAACAATTGTTTAAAAAATTAGAAAATCAGTGGGATGTACAGGAAATAAATCCGGATCACCAACTTGATTTCCTGAATAAACTAAACCATCAAAAGAAACCTAAGAGAAATAATTATGCCGTGTGGGGAATTGCAGCGTCTATTGCCTTACTGATTGGAATATCTGTTTTTTATAACAATGACACGAAGCCAAAGCAATTTCAATTTGCGTCCAACGAAACCAAACGAACCGATTCCATATTCAATATTTTAATTGATAACGAACTGGTTAAACTAAAAGAAAAAAGTTCGCCTGAAAATGAGCAAATTATAAATGACGCTTTAAAACAGATGAAAGTTTTTGATGCCGATTATCAGAAAATCATAAACGAATTGCAAAAAAATGGCGAAAACAAACAGATTATTTACGCCATGATTAGCAATCTTCAAACCCGAATCTCTTTTTTACAAACGGTTTTACAACGAATAGAAGAAAACGAAAACTTAAAAAATACGACACATGAAAAAACACTATAA
- a CDS encoding RNA polymerase sigma factor, whose product MNITNQNIEELITLCKENNQKAQFEVYNRYCKAMYNVAYRIVKDEHFAQDVMQEGFLKAFTKINDYKQEVAFGAWLKKIIVNYSIDFYRKNNALQIEDLSKTLYKIEEDDSFFSESIDLNSLKVKQVLDAILGLKDNYRMVLTLFFIEGYDQEEICEILNISYANCRTTLSRAKENLRKKLEEI is encoded by the coding sequence TTGAATATAACAAACCAAAATATCGAAGAATTAATCACGCTTTGTAAAGAGAACAATCAAAAAGCACAATTCGAAGTTTACAACCGTTACTGTAAAGCCATGTATAATGTGGCGTACAGAATTGTAAAAGACGAGCATTTTGCACAAGACGTCATGCAGGAAGGTTTTTTGAAAGCTTTTACAAAAATTAACGACTATAAGCAGGAAGTTGCTTTTGGGGCGTGGTTAAAAAAAATAATTGTCAATTACAGTATTGATTTTTATAGAAAGAATAATGCTCTTCAAATCGAGGATCTAAGCAAGACACTTTACAAAATTGAGGAAGATGATAGTTTCTTTTCTGAAAGTATTGATTTGAACTCCTTAAAAGTAAAACAGGTCTTAGATGCCATTTTAGGATTAAAAGACAATTACAGAATGGTTTTGACCCTCTTTTTTATTGAAGGTTATGATCAGGAAGAAATTTGCGAAATTTTAAATATCAGCTATGCCAATTGCCGGACCACATTAAGCAGAGCTAAAGAAAATTTACGAAAAAAATTAGAGGAAATATGA
- the lon gene encoding endopeptidase La codes for MSNHKILTIDNLSLQEFDSEAELIPLLTPEDEEEMNNEELPLSLPILPLRNTVLFPGVVIPISAGRDKSIKLINDANAGGKIIGVVSQINEEDEDPSKDDIHKIGTVARILRVLKMPDGNVTVILQGKKRFEIDEVVSEDPYITATIKEVSEERPDENDTEFVAILDSVKELAIQIIKESPNIPSEATFAIKNIESQSFLINFVSSNMNLSVKEKQGLLSINGLKDRALETLRYMNVELQKLELKNDIQSKVRFDLDQQQREYFLHQQMKTIQEELGGVSQEEEMDEMGLKAKTKKWDEKTQKHFEKELSKMRRMNPQSPDFGIQRNYLELFLELPWGEYSKDKFDLKHAQKILDKDHFGLEEVKKRMVEHLAVLKLRNDMKSPIICLTGPPGVGKTSIGRSVAEALGREYVRISLGGLRDEAEIRGHRKTYIGAMPGRIIQSLKKAGTSNPVFILDEIDKLSSGNSGDPSSALLEVLDPEQNNSFYDNFLEMGYDLSKVMFIATSNNMSAIQPALRDRMEVIKMSGYTIEEKVEIAKRHLFPKQLEAHGLTTKDLTIGKKQLEKIVEGYTRESGVRNLENKIAQVIRNAAKAVAMEEEYNKKVTDEDIVTVLGVPRLERDKYENNDVAGVVTGLAWTSVGGDILFIESLISEGKGALTITGNLGNVMKESATIALEYIKANAKKLGLSVELFQKYNIHLHVPEGATPKDGPSAGIAMLTSLVSLLTQKKVKKSLAMTGEITLRGKVLPVGGIKEKILAAKRANIKEIILCHENKSDIDEIKAEYLEGLTFHYVKEMSEVLALALTDQNVKNAKTLK; via the coding sequence ATGTCAAACCATAAAATACTTACTATTGACAATCTGTCACTTCAAGAATTTGACTCAGAGGCAGAATTAATTCCATTATTAACTCCAGAAGACGAAGAAGAAATGAATAACGAAGAGCTTCCGCTTTCGTTGCCTATCTTGCCTTTGCGTAATACTGTTTTATTTCCTGGTGTTGTGATTCCTATTTCGGCAGGAAGGGATAAGTCTATAAAATTAATTAATGATGCGAATGCCGGTGGAAAAATCATTGGTGTTGTTTCTCAAATTAATGAAGAAGATGAAGATCCGTCTAAAGATGATATTCATAAAATTGGAACGGTAGCAAGAATTCTGCGTGTTCTGAAAATGCCTGACGGGAATGTTACTGTTATTCTACAAGGAAAAAAACGTTTTGAAATTGACGAAGTCGTTTCAGAAGACCCTTATATTACAGCTACTATAAAAGAAGTTTCAGAAGAACGTCCCGATGAAAATGATACCGAATTTGTAGCGATTTTGGACTCTGTTAAAGAGTTGGCTATTCAAATTATAAAGGAAAGTCCAAACATTCCTTCCGAAGCTACTTTTGCGATTAAAAACATTGAAAGCCAATCGTTTTTAATCAATTTTGTTTCTTCTAATATGAATTTATCGGTAAAAGAAAAACAAGGTTTATTATCGATAAACGGATTAAAAGACAGAGCCCTTGAAACTTTACGTTATATGAATGTAGAGTTGCAAAAATTAGAATTGAAAAATGACATTCAGTCAAAAGTTCGTTTTGATTTAGATCAGCAACAACGCGAGTATTTCCTCCATCAGCAAATGAAAACCATTCAGGAAGAATTGGGTGGCGTTTCGCAGGAAGAGGAAATGGACGAAATGGGGCTGAAAGCAAAAACTAAAAAATGGGACGAGAAAACGCAAAAACATTTCGAAAAAGAACTGTCAAAAATGCGTAGAATGAATCCACAATCTCCTGATTTCGGGATTCAACGTAACTATTTAGAGTTGTTTCTAGAATTGCCTTGGGGCGAATATTCTAAAGATAAGTTTGATTTAAAACACGCTCAGAAAATATTAGACAAAGATCATTTCGGACTTGAAGAAGTTAAGAAAAGAATGGTAGAGCATTTGGCTGTATTGAAACTTCGTAACGATATGAAATCGCCAATTATTTGTTTAACAGGACCTCCGGGTGTTGGTAAAACCTCTATTGGTCGTTCTGTTGCCGAGGCCTTAGGACGTGAGTATGTGCGTATTTCGTTAGGTGGTTTACGTGACGAAGCAGAAATTCGCGGGCATAGAAAAACCTATATCGGTGCCATGCCGGGAAGAATTATTCAGAGTTTGAAAAAAGCAGGAACATCAAATCCGGTTTTTATTTTAGATGAAATTGATAAACTTTCAAGCGGAAACAGTGGTGACCCTTCTTCTGCTTTATTAGAAGTTTTAGATCCGGAGCAAAACAATTCTTTTTATGATAATTTCCTTGAAATGGGATATGATTTGTCTAAAGTAATGTTTATTGCGACTTCAAATAATATGTCAGCCATTCAGCCGGCATTACGTGACAGAATGGAAGTGATTAAAATGTCAGGGTATACGATTGAAGAAAAAGTAGAAATTGCAAAAAGACATCTTTTTCCAAAGCAATTAGAAGCACACGGTTTAACGACTAAAGATTTGACAATTGGCAAAAAACAATTAGAGAAAATTGTAGAAGGATATACACGTGAATCCGGTGTTCGTAATCTGGAGAATAAAATCGCTCAGGTCATTCGTAATGCAGCAAAAGCAGTTGCAATGGAAGAGGAATACAATAAAAAAGTTACAGATGAAGATATCGTAACTGTTTTAGGTGTACCAAGATTAGAACGTGATAAATACGAAAATAACGATGTTGCAGGAGTTGTAACAGGTTTGGCCTGGACAAGTGTTGGAGGAGATATTTTATTTATTGAATCTTTGATCTCTGAAGGAAAAGGAGCTCTTACCATTACAGGAAATCTAGGAAATGTAATGAAGGAATCGGCTACAATTGCTTTAGAATACATCAAAGCAAATGCTAAGAAATTAGGTCTTAGTGTTGAGTTGTTCCAGAAATACAACATTCACTTACACGTTCCGGAAGGAGCTACGCCAAAAGACGGTCCAAGTGCCGGTATCGCCATGTTGACTTCTTTGGTTTCTTTGTTAACGCAAAAGAAAGTAAAGAAAAGTCTTGCTATGACAGGGGAGATTACGCTTCGTGGAAAAGTTTTACCGGTAGGTGGAATTAAAGAGAAGATCTTGGCGGCAAAAAGAGCCAACATCAAAGAGATTATCCTGTGTCACGAAAACAAAAGTGATATTGACGAAATAAAAGCGGAATATTTAGAAGGACTGACCTTTCATTATGTAAAAGAAATGAGTGAAGTATTGGCTTTGGCATTGACAGATCAAAATGTTAAAAACGCTAAAACGCTGAAATAA
- the porQ gene encoding type IX secretion system protein PorQ yields the protein MLKRLVVFFMLLICSISFGQIGGRYTYQFLNLTTSPRQAALGGKTITIYDDDVNQVMFNPATLNEDMDNHLAMNYGSYYGQASYGTASYAYTYDRHLQTFYAGVSYVNYGTFEGYDENGQATSDFTGNEGALSLGYAYNIPFTDVHVGANVKLITSTLETYNSIGGAIDLGFLYIIEKNDLNLALVIRNIGTQFTTYSGIQEKLPLEIIAGVSQELEHVPLRWHLTLENLQQWNVSFSNPVRGETNLDGTASKEKVSFVNNALRHVIVGVELFPKKAFNIRLGYNFRRGEELRIEEQRNFSGVSLGFGLKMNRLKFNYSYSKYTLAANTSLFGLMFNFQ from the coding sequence ATGTTAAAACGACTTGTTGTATTTTTTATGTTATTGATTTGTTCGATTTCTTTCGGGCAAATAGGGGGTCGTTACACGTATCAGTTTCTTAATTTAACGACTTCACCAAGGCAGGCAGCGTTAGGTGGAAAAACGATTACAATTTACGACGACGATGTGAATCAGGTTATGTTTAATCCGGCGACTTTAAACGAAGATATGGACAATCATCTGGCTATGAATTACGGAAGTTATTACGGTCAGGCCTCCTACGGGACGGCTTCCTACGCTTATACGTATGACAGGCATTTGCAGACTTTTTATGCCGGAGTAAGTTATGTGAATTACGGTACATTTGAAGGTTATGACGAAAACGGTCAGGCGACTTCAGATTTTACAGGTAATGAAGGAGCGCTTTCGTTAGGGTATGCGTATAATATTCCTTTTACAGATGTTCATGTTGGAGCGAATGTGAAGCTAATAACTTCAACGCTAGAAACTTATAATTCTATCGGTGGTGCAATTGATTTAGGTTTTTTGTATATAATTGAAAAAAATGATTTAAATTTGGCTCTTGTAATTCGAAATATTGGAACTCAGTTCACAACTTATTCCGGAATACAGGAAAAATTGCCCCTTGAAATTATTGCAGGAGTATCGCAAGAACTAGAGCACGTGCCGCTTCGCTGGCATCTTACTTTAGAGAATTTGCAACAATGGAATGTTTCGTTCTCGAATCCGGTTCGTGGCGAAACAAACTTAGACGGTACGGCGAGTAAAGAGAAAGTTTCTTTTGTAAACAACGCCTTACGACATGTTATTGTTGGTGTCGAGCTTTTTCCTAAAAAAGCATTTAATATCAGATTGGGGTATAATTTTAGAAGAGGTGAGGAGTTAAGAATTGAAGAACAACGTAATTTTTCGGGAGTTTCTTTAGGGTTTGGTTTAAAAATGAATCGATTAAAGTTTAATTACTCATATTCAAAATATACTTTAGCGGCTAATACTAGTCTTTTTGGACTAATGTTTAACTTTCAATAG
- a CDS encoding murein L,D-transpeptidase catalytic domain-containing protein, with the protein MKLFYLILLVTAGFFNTSNSALEEEDVLTAIDIERINTHINEVKEKIAISSNYNQKIAFLVDMKIKSGRNRFFVYDIENDKIIDQGLVAHGSGSETGVGGELKFSNTPESKATALGRYSIEKCYKGIFGKAYRLAGLDETNNNALKRAIVLHRYSAVPENEQDYYISRSQGCPMVSEAFFKRIEKIIDTSRSRIILDIYY; encoded by the coding sequence ATGAAGCTATTTTATTTAATTCTCTTGGTAACTGCAGGTTTTTTTAATACCTCAAATAGTGCTTTGGAAGAGGAAGATGTATTGACTGCTATAGATATTGAAAGGATAAATACCCATATCAATGAGGTAAAGGAAAAGATTGCGATTAGCTCTAATTACAATCAAAAAATTGCTTTTCTGGTTGATATGAAAATCAAATCCGGTAGAAATCGCTTTTTTGTGTACGACATTGAAAATGATAAAATTATAGATCAAGGACTTGTTGCCCACGGATCCGGATCAGAAACAGGAGTTGGTGGAGAGTTAAAATTTAGTAATACACCGGAATCTAAAGCAACTGCATTAGGAAGATACTCCATCGAAAAATGTTATAAAGGAATTTTTGGCAAGGCCTACAGACTGGCTGGTCTGGATGAAACCAATAATAACGCTTTGAAAAGAGCTATAGTTTTACATCGATATTCAGCTGTTCCTGAAAATGAACAGGATTATTATATTTCACGCAGCCAGGGTTGCCCAATGGTTAGTGAAGCCTTCTTCAAAAGAATAGAAAAAATAATTGATACTTCCAGATCAAGAATTATTTTAGATATTTACTACTAA
- the cmk gene encoding (d)CMP kinase, protein MKKITIAIDGFSSTGKSTLAKQLAKELEYVYVDTGAMYRAVALFAMQNQLIGPEFFDKTGLVDFLPKIQLEFKFNADLGFAEMYLNDENVEKQIRTIEVSSYASKVAEISEVRAKLVEQQKEMGKNKAIVMDGRDIGTVVFPNAELKIFMTASAETRAQRRFDELQEKGDAVSYEEVLKNVVERDYIDTHRADSPLVIADDAIEIDNSYLNREEQFSAVLELVNDVVKTV, encoded by the coding sequence TTGAAAAAAATAACCATTGCAATTGACGGATTTTCGTCAACAGGAAAGAGTACTTTAGCAAAACAATTGGCAAAAGAATTAGAATACGTATACGTCGATACGGGAGCAATGTACAGAGCGGTAGCTTTATTTGCAATGCAGAATCAATTAATAGGACCTGAATTCTTCGATAAAACAGGCCTTGTGGATTTTCTTCCAAAAATTCAATTAGAGTTTAAATTCAATGCAGATTTAGGATTTGCAGAAATGTATCTGAATGATGAGAATGTTGAAAAACAAATCAGAACCATTGAGGTGTCCAGCTACGCAAGCAAAGTGGCTGAAATTTCAGAAGTGCGTGCTAAATTGGTGGAGCAACAAAAAGAAATGGGTAAAAACAAAGCTATCGTTATGGATGGCAGAGATATAGGTACTGTAGTTTTTCCTAATGCTGAGCTTAAAATTTTTATGACTGCAAGTGCGGAAACGCGTGCGCAAAGGCGTTTTGATGAATTACAGGAAAAAGGCGATGCTGTTTCGTATGAAGAGGTTTTGAAAAATGTGGTCGAAAGAGATTATATTGATACACATCGCGCAGATTCTCCATTAGTAATTGCAGATGATGCAATTGAAATCGATAATTCTTATTTAAACAGAGAAGAACAATTTTCAGCTGTTCTTGAATTAGTAAATGATGTTGTTAAAACGGTTTAA